From bacterium, a single genomic window includes:
- a CDS encoding toast rack family protein produces the protein MTRNVSLLFVAVLVLAVAGCYLPSPKPGKAVTLQQKVGLGSAETASASITIGVGKLKIEGGADSLLDARFEYNIPDWKPVLSYKVEDCEGQLTVEQPSRVVGATWPGNVRYDWNLRLNRTIPMNLEINLGVGKSDVDLNGVNVHHLDLVAGVGEGSVDLSGPRTSDLDATIKAGVGKLTLILPTDVGVRVTAQAGLGHVDASGLKADGDAWVNDVWGKTKTSLRIEVEGGIGAVELRLAGPTAGGI, from the coding sequence ATGACCAGAAACGTCTCGTTGTTGTTCGTCGCTGTGCTCGTGCTGGCCGTCGCCGGTTGCTACCTTCCGAGCCCGAAGCCGGGAAAGGCCGTAACCTTGCAGCAGAAGGTCGGGCTCGGCAGCGCCGAAACGGCCAGCGCTTCCATCACGATCGGAGTCGGCAAGCTGAAGATCGAGGGCGGCGCCGATAGCCTGCTCGATGCCCGCTTTGAGTACAACATCCCTGATTGGAAGCCGGTGCTGTCGTACAAGGTCGAGGACTGCGAGGGCCAATTGACCGTTGAGCAGCCGTCGCGGGTCGTCGGCGCAACCTGGCCCGGCAATGTGCGATACGACTGGAACCTTAGGCTCAATCGCACCATCCCAATGAACCTGGAAATCAACCTGGGCGTGGGCAAGAGTGATGTAGACCTTAACGGCGTCAACGTGCACCACTTGGATCTCGTTGCCGGGGTAGGCGAGGGTTCGGTCGACCTTTCCGGACCGCGAACGTCGGACCTCGATGCTACCATCAAGGCCGGGGTCGGCAAGCTGACGCTCATCCTGCCCACCGACGTCGGGGTTCGGGTCACAGCCCAGGCCGGTCTGGGCCACGTGGACGCGAGCGGACTCAAGGCAGATGGCGACGCCTGGGTCAACGACGTCTGGGGCAAGACCAAAACCTCGCTACGCATCGAAGTCGAGGGCGGCATCGGCGCGGTCGAGCTTCGACTTGCCGGGCCAACCGCCGGAGGCATCTGA
- a CDS encoding cupin domain-containing protein: MMTGHFTEVKEDKPSMPDMQATIRWLIAAKDGAPNFAMRVIEIKRKGEKIPLHRHDYEHETFVIEGEGNVLNPGGVKPVAYGDFAYIPAGEEHGFENTGDKPFRFICVIPVQ; the protein is encoded by the coding sequence ATGATGACAGGACATTTCACCGAGGTCAAGGAAGACAAGCCATCGATGCCGGACATGCAGGCTACAATCCGCTGGCTGATTGCCGCGAAGGACGGTGCTCCGAACTTCGCCATGCGGGTCATCGAAATCAAGCGCAAAGGGGAGAAGATACCGCTTCACCGCCACGACTACGAACACGAGACGTTCGTCATCGAAGGCGAGGGCAACGTGCTCAACCCGGGCGGAGTGAAGCCGGTTGCCTACGGCGACTTCGCGTACATTCCCGCCGGCGAGGAGCACGGCTTCGAGAACACCGGCGACAAGCCGTTCCGCTTCATCTGCGTGATACCGGTGCAGTAG
- a CDS encoding nitroreductase — translation MNVTDALNSRASIRAFKPDPIARETIRAIMEAATRAPSWANTQPWEIYIAAGEPLERLRRGFLDRFHEGKPRALDMPAPAQWPEASKQRMEALMAGRTRLAAPGTAGKYPRQVMAEWNYRFFGAPVVVYLCMERGLSTWSLFDIGLLAQSIMLAAQEHGVDSIPAVMLASYPDLIRTELGIPQDQLVLFGIALGHRDPQAPQNQLRTTRRPLEDVVRMKGL, via the coding sequence ATGAACGTCACCGATGCGTTGAATTCGCGTGCCAGCATCCGAGCATTCAAACCTGACCCGATTGCCCGTGAGACCATCCGTGCAATCATGGAGGCGGCGACGCGCGCGCCGTCGTGGGCAAACACGCAGCCCTGGGAGATTTATATCGCGGCCGGCGAGCCGCTGGAACGTCTGCGTCGGGGATTCCTGGACCGCTTCCACGAAGGCAAGCCACGAGCCTTGGACATGCCCGCGCCAGCGCAGTGGCCCGAGGCCTCCAAGCAGCGGATGGAAGCCTTGATGGCGGGGCGAACCCGGCTGGCCGCGCCGGGGACTGCGGGTAAGTACCCCAGGCAGGTGATGGCCGAATGGAACTACCGTTTCTTTGGAGCTCCGGTAGTAGTGTACCTGTGTATGGAGCGGGGGCTTTCGACATGGTCGCTCTTTGACATCGGCTTGCTGGCCCAGAGCATCATGCTCGCGGCGCAGGAGCACGGCGTCGACTCAATCCCGGCGGTCATGCTCGCGTCCTACCCTGACCTGATCCGGACCGAGCTTGGCATTCCTCAAGATCAGCTGGTGCTGTTCGGCATCGCCCTGGGCCACCGTGACCCACAGGCACCGCAGAATCAGCTTCGTACGACCCGCCGCCCGCTGGAAGATGTCGTGCGGATGAAAGGACTGTGA
- a CDS encoding O-methyltransferase, with amino-acid sequence MSQELWTSVDGYVNGMVVRQDEVLAEALAASDAAGLPRISVSPSQGKLLHLLARAIGARNILEIGTLGGYSAIWLARALPEGGRLVTVEVDPKHAAVAGKSIARAGLTSLVDLRVGRALDVLPQIAAEGRGPFDLVFIDADKTGNPDYFAWALRLTRPGSVIIVDNVVRKGAVIDGESTDPNVQGVRRLNELIAREPRVSATTIQTVGAKGYDGFTLALVVA; translated from the coding sequence ATGAGCCAGGAACTCTGGACCTCGGTCGACGGCTATGTCAATGGCATGGTCGTTCGCCAGGATGAGGTGCTGGCCGAGGCCCTCGCCGCGAGCGACGCCGCCGGGCTGCCCCGGATAAGCGTTTCACCCAGCCAGGGGAAGCTGCTGCATCTGCTTGCCCGCGCAATTGGAGCACGGAACATCCTGGAGATCGGGACTCTCGGCGGTTACAGCGCCATCTGGCTGGCGCGGGCACTGCCCGAGGGAGGCAGGCTTGTGACCGTCGAAGTTGACCCGAAGCACGCGGCCGTGGCCGGGAAGAGCATTGCGCGGGCCGGGCTGACTTCGCTCGTAGACCTGCGCGTCGGCCGCGCGCTCGACGTGCTGCCGCAAATCGCCGCCGAAGGACGCGGTCCATTCGACCTTGTCTTCATCGATGCGGACAAGACGGGCAATCCCGACTATTTCGCGTGGGCGCTCAGGCTGACGCGGCCGGGCAGTGTCATCATCGTGGATAACGTAGTTCGTAAGGGGGCCGTGATAGACGGCGAGAGCACTGACCCGAACGTGCAGGGTGTGCGCCGGCTGAATGAACTCATCGCCAGGGAACCGCGCGTGAGCGCGACTACCATCCAGACCGTCGGTGCGAAGGGTTACGATGGCTTCACGCTCGCGCTCGTCGTCGCCTAG
- a CDS encoding Rieske (2Fe-2S) protein yields the protein MELSDVPRKPEEEMAVEKVCKTTDVPKTEMRGFTVKGRQVLVANVDGTFYAVEALCPHMSGYLPSGKLEKSEVVCPVHRARYDVTTGRLVKNVDTLVKMATGHGGKDLRTYGVKVESDDILIDM from the coding sequence ATGGAGTTAAGCGATGTACCCCGGAAACCAGAGGAGGAAATGGCAGTGGAAAAGGTATGCAAGACAACTGATGTTCCGAAGACTGAGATGAGAGGATTCACCGTGAAGGGTAGGCAGGTCCTCGTGGCCAATGTCGATGGCACTTTCTATGCGGTTGAGGCGCTGTGCCCGCATATGAGCGGCTATCTGCCAAGCGGCAAGCTGGAGAAGAGCGAGGTCGTATGTCCTGTGCATCGCGCGAGGTACGATGTGACCACGGGCAGGCTCGTCAAGAATGTGGATACGCTGGTGAAGATGGCGACCGGCCACGGCGGCAAGGATCTTCGAACATATGGCGTGAAGGTTGAGTCCGACGACATCCTGATCGACATGTAG